Proteins from a single region of Thiomicrorhabdus sp. Kp2:
- the nuoG gene encoding NADH-quinone oxidoreductase subunit NuoG — protein sequence MVKVEINGQVIEAHEGDMLIDVADDAQIAIPRFCYHKKLSIAANCRMCLVEVEGAWKPLPACATPVTDGMKVHTKSAKAIAAQKSVMEFLLINHPLDCPICDQGGECELQDVAMDYGDDVSRYSEAKRVVSDREAGSLIKTDMTRCIHCTRCVRFGQEVAGMMELGATGRSEWMEIGTYIEKSITSEMSGNMIDLCPVGALTSKPFRYTARSWELKAHKAIAAHDSIGSHITVHTKGNDVKRVVPRENEAINEVWISDRDRFSYEGVNCESRLTQPMIKQNGEWKATDWETALEFAVSGLQNVLTNSQDIGVLASANSTLEELHLLQKMARGLGINNIDYRHRQVDFKSDSVGFNAPSLEHSLNEVEKLKTVLLVGSYLRKELPILNHRIRKAVQAGAQALVINPAQYDFNYKVTEVTSDSGMVFTLAGIAKAACEIKGIDQAWLNTVSANEEQKQVAQSLIDTENASIMLGQLAQNHADYTVIQKLTAIISEATGAKLNVLPLSANEVGAHLVGFLPLVGKNSAQMISGGMQAFINMNIEPEADFTNGDAALTAMQNANFVVNLTAFDSENQRSYADVMLPIATFTETAGTFVNANGTKQSFKMTVEPKGDAKAAWKILRVLGNMFDVDGFDYIHSNEVLSEVLDNVASKINFTELACELPQSNNDGDVRMVSPYQIDAIVRRSPSLQATPDANVETMGRG from the coding sequence ATGGTAAAAGTTGAAATAAACGGACAAGTTATTGAAGCACATGAAGGGGACATGCTAATTGATGTCGCTGATGATGCTCAAATTGCCATTCCCCGTTTTTGTTACCACAAGAAATTGTCTATTGCGGCTAACTGTCGTATGTGTCTTGTAGAGGTTGAGGGGGCATGGAAGCCGCTTCCTGCGTGTGCTACTCCTGTAACAGATGGTATGAAAGTTCATACTAAATCAGCAAAAGCGATTGCAGCTCAGAAGTCTGTTATGGAATTTTTGTTAATTAACCATCCATTGGATTGTCCTATTTGCGACCAAGGTGGTGAATGCGAACTGCAAGATGTAGCAATGGATTATGGTGATGATGTTTCTCGTTACTCAGAAGCTAAACGTGTTGTAAGCGATCGTGAAGCAGGTTCATTGATTAAAACAGATATGACGCGTTGTATCCACTGTACGCGTTGCGTTCGTTTTGGCCAGGAAGTAGCTGGAATGATGGAACTTGGTGCAACGGGTCGAAGTGAGTGGATGGAAATTGGTACCTACATTGAGAAATCAATCACTTCAGAAATGTCGGGCAACATGATTGATTTATGCCCAGTAGGTGCTTTGACATCTAAGCCTTTCCGCTATACAGCTCGTTCTTGGGAGTTAAAGGCTCATAAAGCCATTGCTGCTCACGATAGTATCGGTTCGCACATTACTGTTCATACCAAGGGCAACGATGTTAAACGTGTTGTTCCTCGTGAAAATGAAGCGATTAATGAAGTTTGGATTTCAGATAGAGACCGTTTTTCATACGAGGGTGTGAATTGTGAATCTCGCTTAACTCAGCCTATGATCAAACAAAATGGCGAGTGGAAAGCCACCGATTGGGAAACGGCTTTAGAATTTGCCGTTTCAGGTCTTCAAAACGTTTTGACAAACAGTCAAGATATTGGCGTTTTAGCTTCTGCTAACTCAACTCTTGAAGAACTTCATTTATTACAAAAAATGGCACGTGGTTTAGGTATTAATAATATCGACTATAGACATCGTCAAGTTGACTTTAAATCAGACTCTGTTGGTTTTAATGCACCATCACTAGAGCACAGTTTGAATGAAGTAGAAAAGCTAAAAACTGTCTTGTTAGTAGGGTCTTACCTTCGTAAAGAATTGCCAATTCTTAACCACAGAATTCGTAAAGCTGTTCAGGCTGGTGCACAGGCATTAGTGATTAATCCTGCTCAATATGACTTTAACTATAAGGTTACAGAAGTTACTTCTGATTCTGGAATGGTGTTCACACTTGCAGGTATTGCTAAAGCCGCTTGTGAGATTAAAGGAATTGACCAGGCCTGGTTAAACACGGTTTCTGCTAACGAAGAGCAAAAGCAAGTTGCTCAGTCTCTAATTGATACTGAAAATGCCTCTATTATGCTAGGGCAATTAGCGCAAAATCATGCAGATTACACTGTAATTCAGAAGCTTACAGCCATTATTTCAGAAGCAACTGGAGCGAAGTTAAACGTTCTTCCGTTATCTGCTAATGAAGTAGGAGCACATTTAGTTGGCTTTTTACCACTTGTGGGTAAAAACAGTGCACAAATGATTTCTGGAGGCATGCAAGCATTTATTAATATGAATATTGAACCTGAAGCTGATTTTACAAATGGCGATGCCGCTTTAACAGCTATGCAAAATGCTAATTTTGTTGTGAACTTAACGGCCTTTGATAGTGAAAATCAGCGTTCTTACGCAGATGTAATGTTACCAATAGCAACATTTACTGAAACTGCAGGAACTTTTGTTAACGCTAACGGTACAAAACAATCTTTCAAAATGACGGTTGAACCGAAAGGTGATGCTAAGGCTGCTTGGAAAATTCTTCGTGTATTAGGCAATATGTTTGATGTTGATGGATTTGATTACATACATTCAAATGAAGTGTTGAGTGAAGTATTGGATAATGTTGCCTCAAAAATCAACTTTACAGAATTAGCTTGTGAATTACCGCAAAGTAATAATGACGGTGACGTACGAATGGTTTCTCCATATCAGATAGATGCGATTGTTCGTCGTTCACCATCGCTTCAGGCAACCCCTGATGCAAACGTTGAAACAATGGGAAGAGGGTAA
- the nuoH gene encoding NADH-quinone oxidoreductase subunit NuoH produces the protein MFDTLQAFLSGFLFDWLAIVITLVLQAVAVVLPIMLVVAWLTYAERKVIGFMQVRMGPNRVGPLGLLQPIADALKLMTKEVIFPAQSNKYLFIIAPVLALAPAVTAWAVIPFSEGMVVADINAGVLYVLAVSSILVYGIIIAGWASNSKYAFLGALRGSAQKISYEIAMGFALVTVLMIAGSMNLTEIVNGQKGGVLHWYLLPLLPMFFVYFISGLAETNRTPFDVIEGEAEIVAGFHVDYSGMTFGVFMLAEYAMMILISFMTSIMFLGGWLSPFEGVPVLEPLFAWVPQLGWLAFKVSFLLFVFLWLRATFPRYRYDQLMRLGWKVLIPVTIVWVFVVGAMQYFSFGPWFN, from the coding sequence ATGTTTGATACACTTCAAGCCTTTTTATCAGGCTTTTTATTTGATTGGTTAGCAATCGTTATTACCCTTGTTTTACAAGCTGTAGCTGTTGTTCTTCCTATTATGTTAGTGGTTGCGTGGTTAACTTACGCTGAGCGTAAGGTAATTGGTTTTATGCAGGTTCGTATGGGGCCAAACCGAGTTGGACCTCTTGGTTTACTTCAGCCAATAGCTGATGCATTAAAACTAATGACTAAAGAGGTTATCTTTCCTGCACAATCTAACAAGTACCTATTTATTATTGCGCCTGTCCTTGCTTTAGCACCTGCTGTTACAGCTTGGGCTGTTATCCCATTCTCTGAAGGTATGGTTGTAGCCGATATTAATGCGGGTGTTTTATATGTATTGGCTGTGTCATCAATTTTGGTGTACGGGATTATCATTGCGGGTTGGGCTTCTAACTCTAAGTATGCATTCCTTGGAGCCTTACGTGGTTCTGCTCAGAAAATTTCATATGAAATCGCAATGGGTTTCGCTTTGGTTACGGTATTGATGATTGCGGGCAGTATGAACTTAACTGAAATTGTAAATGGTCAAAAAGGCGGAGTATTGCATTGGTACCTATTACCACTGCTACCTATGTTCTTTGTTTACTTTATTTCTGGTTTAGCAGAGACAAACCGTACACCATTCGATGTTATCGAGGGTGAAGCTGAAATCGTTGCTGGTTTTCACGTAGATTACTCTGGTATGACGTTTGGTGTATTCATGCTGGCTGAATACGCCATGATGATTTTGATCTCTTTCATGACATCAATCATGTTCCTTGGTGGTTGGTTATCACCGTTTGAAGGTGTTCCTGTTTTGGAACCATTATTTGCATGGGTTCCACAACTAGGTTGGTTAGCATTTAAAGTATCATTCTTATTGTTTGTGTTCTTATGGTTACGTGCCACATTCCCACGTTACCGTTATGACCAATTAATGCGTTTAGGATGGAAAGTATTAATCCCAGTTACGATTGTTTGGGTATTCGTTGTAGGTGCAATGCAATACTTCAGCTTTGGTCCTTGGTTTAATTAA
- the nuoI gene encoding NADH-quinone oxidoreductase subunit NuoI, whose translation MGKFLKHQIKTWGLTELFKGLSVTGKYFFKRKITVRYPEEKTPLSPRFRGHHALRRYENGEERCIACKLCEAVCPANAITIESEERDDGSRRTTQYDIDMFKCIYCGFCEEACPVDAIVETRVFEYEFHERGPHIRTKEDLLAFGDKHEEQIAADRAVDAKYR comes from the coding sequence ATGGGTAAATTTTTAAAACATCAAATTAAAACCTGGGGTCTTACTGAGCTATTTAAAGGGCTTTCAGTCACAGGTAAATATTTCTTCAAAAGAAAGATAACCGTTCGTTATCCAGAAGAAAAAACTCCACTTTCACCACGTTTTAGAGGGCACCATGCTTTACGCCGTTATGAAAATGGTGAAGAGCGCTGTATCGCTTGTAAATTATGTGAAGCAGTTTGTCCTGCTAACGCAATTACGATTGAATCAGAAGAGCGCGATGATGGTTCACGTCGTACAACACAATATGATATTGATATGTTCAAGTGTATCTACTGTGGTTTCTGTGAAGAAGCTTGTCCAGTAGATGCGATTGTCGAAACGCGTGTATTCGAATATGAATTTCACGAGCGTGGTCCTCATATCCGTACTAAAGAAGATTTGTTAGCTTTTGGTGACAAACATGAAGAGCAAATCGCTGCAGACCGTGCAGTTGATGCTAAGTATCGTTAA
- a CDS encoding NADH-quinone oxidoreductase subunit J, producing the protein MTFEQFIFYLLATIATVAGLMMISVKNPVKAALWLVLAFVSTAGIWIMAQAEFLGLVLILVYVGAVMVLFLFVVMMLDINMAILKEGFTKYLPLGAMAAAAIFAMMYMVLGPEHFGLEVTGAPVTHAADFSNTEAIAIPLYTTHAYAFVLAAVLLLLGIVAAIALTLRRRPTTEVLYQDVDKQNKTLAAERFRMVKMETVIEKNVVSKEEDDK; encoded by the coding sequence ATGACATTTGAACAATTTATATTTTATCTCCTTGCTACGATTGCTACCGTTGCAGGTTTGATGATGATCTCTGTTAAAAACCCTGTTAAGGCGGCTCTTTGGTTAGTTCTTGCTTTCGTTTCAACAGCAGGTATTTGGATTATGGCTCAGGCTGAGTTCCTAGGCCTGGTACTGATTTTAGTTTACGTTGGTGCCGTAATGGTACTGTTCTTATTTGTCGTCATGATGTTAGACATCAATATGGCGATTTTGAAAGAAGGTTTTACTAAATACCTACCTTTAGGTGCGATGGCTGCGGCTGCCATTTTTGCCATGATGTATATGGTGTTAGGACCTGAACATTTTGGTTTAGAAGTAACGGGTGCACCAGTAACCCATGCAGCAGACTTCAGTAATACTGAAGCGATTGCCATTCCTCTATACACTACACACGCTTATGCCTTTGTATTAGCAGCGGTACTTCTTTTATTAGGTATTGTTGCGGCTATCGCGTTGACGTTACGTCGTCGTCCTACAACAGAAGTGTTATATCAAGATGTTGATAAACAAAACAAAACGTTAGCAGCAGAACGTTTCCGTATGGTTAAGATGGAAACGGTTATTGAAAAAAATGTTGTTTCTAAAGAGGAGGATGACAAATGA
- the nuoK gene encoding NADH-quinone oxidoreductase subunit NuoK, which produces MIALSDYLIFGAVLFMISMAGIFLNRKNVIVLLMAIELLLLAVNTNLVAFSHYLNDVTGQIFVFFILTVAAAEAAIGLAIIVLVFRNRKSINVDDLGSLKG; this is translated from the coding sequence ATGATCGCTTTATCTGATTACCTAATCTTTGGTGCAGTTCTTTTCATGATTAGTATGGCGGGTATTTTCTTAAATAGAAAAAATGTCATTGTTTTATTAATGGCAATTGAGTTATTACTCCTTGCTGTTAACACGAACCTAGTTGCGTTCTCACATTACTTAAACGATGTGACTGGACAAATCTTCGTATTCTTTATCCTAACCGTTGCTGCAGCTGAAGCAGCAATTGGTTTGGCTATTATCGTATTAGTATTCCGTAATCGTAAGAGCATCAACGTTGATGATCTTGGATCACTGAAGGGGTAG
- the nuoL gene encoding NADH-quinone oxidoreductase subunit L has protein sequence MLHTILTVILVAPLVGSIIAGLFGRQVGRKGAHYSTIAGVAISTVLAAYVFVEFVLNGAEAYNASLYTWLVSDGIKFELGFMIDELSATMMLVVTFVSLMVHIYTIGYMDHDEDYGHDNPYYQRFFSYISLFTFSMLSLVMANNFLQLFFGWEAVGLVSYLLIGFYMKRESAIQANLKAFLVNRVGDFGFILGIAVVFVYFNTMDYKEFFAQLSTQKDVMIEIIPGVEWSMITLMLILLFIGAMGKSAQMPLHVWLPESMEGPTPISALIHAATMVTAGIFMVARLSPAFELSEAALSFVLVIGALTAFMMGLLGLIQNDIKRVVAYSTLSQLGYMTAAMGASAYAAGMFHVLTHAFFKALLFLAAGSVIIAMHHIQDIRQMGGMRKYMPITYAAMLIGSLALIGFPGFSGFFSKDSILLSLDASERFGSTFSYVLLMMGVFITAFYSFRMFFLVFHGEESDYVKTHEIKESPWVVTVPLILLSIPAVVMGIPMIEGMLNGQYFGQSIFILPENDVMMSLFNTFYHGVLDMIVHSFMTLPVFLALSGVFLAWLLYIKMPTIPGKLKNMCPRGYYMLDNAYGFDRLNEIIFVEGGQKLGKFFTRSIDVKLIDTGMVTNTFMTVANSAAALRQSQTGFMYHYAFVMIFGLLAMLVWTLW, from the coding sequence ATGTTGCATACAATTCTTACTGTTATTTTAGTTGCTCCTTTAGTTGGTTCTATTATCGCTGGTTTGTTTGGTAGACAAGTAGGCCGTAAAGGTGCACATTATTCAACAATTGCGGGTGTGGCTATTTCTACAGTTTTAGCTGCTTATGTATTTGTAGAGTTCGTTCTTAATGGAGCTGAGGCTTACAATGCCAGTTTATATACATGGTTAGTGAGTGATGGCATCAAGTTTGAACTTGGTTTCATGATTGATGAACTTTCAGCCACGATGATGTTGGTGGTGACGTTCGTATCTTTAATGGTTCACATCTATACCATCGGTTATATGGACCATGATGAAGATTACGGGCACGATAACCCTTACTATCAGCGTTTCTTCAGTTATATCTCTTTATTCACGTTCTCAATGCTTTCATTGGTTATGGCGAATAACTTCCTGCAGTTATTCTTCGGTTGGGAAGCTGTAGGTTTAGTCTCGTACCTATTGATTGGTTTCTACATGAAACGTGAGTCTGCGATTCAAGCAAACCTAAAAGCATTTTTGGTTAACCGTGTAGGTGATTTTGGATTTATCCTAGGTATCGCTGTGGTATTCGTGTATTTCAATACTATGGATTACAAAGAGTTCTTTGCTCAGCTTTCAACTCAAAAAGATGTGATGATAGAAATCATTCCAGGTGTGGAATGGTCAATGATTACTTTAATGCTTATTTTATTGTTCATTGGTGCAATGGGTAAATCTGCACAGATGCCTTTACATGTTTGGTTACCAGAATCCATGGAAGGTCCTACGCCAATTTCTGCATTAATTCACGCAGCGACAATGGTAACAGCGGGTATCTTTATGGTGGCTCGTCTTTCACCTGCATTTGAATTGTCTGAAGCCGCGTTGAGTTTTGTCTTGGTTATTGGTGCTTTAACGGCATTTATGATGGGGCTTCTTGGGCTTATTCAGAACGATATTAAGCGTGTTGTCGCTTACTCTACACTTTCACAGCTTGGTTATATGACTGCTGCTATGGGTGCTTCAGCTTATGCGGCAGGTATGTTCCATGTATTAACGCATGCATTCTTTAAAGCATTATTGTTCTTAGCGGCAGGTTCGGTCATTATTGCCATGCATCACATTCAAGACATCCGTCAAATGGGTGGTATGCGTAAGTACATGCCAATCACCTATGCCGCCATGTTAATTGGTTCATTGGCATTAATTGGTTTCCCTGGATTCTCTGGGTTCTTCTCTAAAGACTCAATTTTATTGTCATTAGATGCTTCTGAACGTTTTGGATCAACTTTCTCCTATGTTCTGTTAATGATGGGTGTGTTTATCACAGCATTCTATAGCTTCCGCATGTTCTTCTTGGTTTTCCATGGAGAAGAGAGTGATTACGTTAAAACACACGAGATTAAAGAGTCTCCATGGGTGGTAACGGTTCCATTAATTCTTTTATCAATCCCTGCTGTCGTAATGGGTATTCCAATGATAGAAGGTATGTTGAATGGTCAGTATTTTGGTCAGTCAATTTTCATCCTACCGGAGAATGATGTAATGATGTCTCTATTCAATACCTTCTACCACGGTGTGTTGGATATGATTGTGCACTCATTTATGACATTACCAGTATTCCTTGCTCTATCGGGTGTATTCTTAGCTTGGTTGCTGTATATCAAAATGCCAACTATTCCTGGTAAGTTAAAAAATATGTGTCCTCGTGGATACTACATGTTGGATAACGCTTATGGCTTCGATCGTTTAAATGAAATCATTTTTGTTGAAGGTGGTCAGAAATTAGGTAAATTCTTTACCCGTTCGATTGATGTTAAATTGATTGATACTGGTATGGTAACAAACACCTTTATGACCGTTGCTAACTCAGCTGCTGCATTACGTCAGTCTCAGACTGGGTTTATGTATCACTACGCGTTTGTAATGATTTTTGGTCTGCTAGCAATGCTAGTTTGGACTCTGTGGTAA
- a CDS encoding NADH-quinone oxidoreductase subunit M, with product MLSSYPILSTLVWLPIIGGLLVLFAGRNNDTVAKWLSLATAGLTFILSLPLWFNFDTTTAAMQFEEKVEWIPMFNIYYHLAVDGLSMPLVLLTTFTQVLVIASAWDVIKERVEQYMGAFLIMGGIMVGVFVALDSILFYIFWEALLIPMFIVIGKWGGPRRVYATMKFFLYTFFGSVFMLISFIYMYYQSGSFSILDFQTMQLGMTVQILIFLAFLIAFAVKIPMFPVHTWLPDAHVEAPTAGSVVLAAIMLKMGGYGFVRFSLPITPDASMTLDWLIIILSLIAIVYIGVVAMVQSDMKKLVAYSSISHMGFVTLGMFLVYDIMQNTGSIQGAQIGMEGAMVQMISHGFISGAMFLAIGVLYDRMHTREISAYGGVVNKMPWFVFFAVLFAMANVGLPGTSGFVGEFMVIISSFKANLWYGTLAALTLVIGAAYTLWMVKRVFFGAVTNENVEQLSDLNKREFAIMAILAVAVVGLGVYPAPIMEVMHASVENLLVQATTSKL from the coding sequence ATGCTATCAAGCTATCCTATTTTAAGCACACTAGTGTGGCTACCAATTATTGGTGGTTTACTAGTATTATTTGCTGGTCGTAATAACGATACAGTTGCAAAGTGGTTATCACTTGCTACGGCGGGCTTAACTTTTATTCTTTCGCTTCCTTTGTGGTTCAACTTTGATACCACTACGGCTGCTATGCAGTTCGAAGAGAAGGTTGAATGGATTCCAATGTTCAATATCTACTACCACTTGGCAGTAGATGGACTATCAATGCCTTTAGTCTTACTAACAACGTTTACACAAGTGTTAGTCATTGCTTCGGCATGGGATGTTATTAAAGAACGTGTTGAACAGTACATGGGTGCCTTCCTTATCATGGGCGGTATCATGGTTGGTGTTTTCGTCGCTTTAGATTCAATCCTTTTCTATATTTTCTGGGAAGCTCTTTTGATCCCAATGTTTATCGTAATCGGTAAATGGGGTGGGCCTCGTCGTGTTTATGCAACAATGAAGTTCTTCTTATATACCTTCTTCGGTTCGGTATTTATGTTGATTTCATTTATCTACATGTATTACCAATCAGGTAGCTTTAGTATTTTAGACTTCCAAACAATGCAGTTAGGTATGACTGTCCAGATTCTTATCTTCTTGGCGTTCTTAATTGCATTTGCAGTCAAGATTCCAATGTTCCCAGTACACACTTGGTTGCCTGATGCTCACGTTGAAGCACCAACAGCGGGATCTGTTGTACTAGCGGCAATCATGCTTAAGATGGGGGGCTATGGTTTTGTTCGTTTCAGTTTGCCAATCACTCCAGATGCATCCATGACATTAGATTGGTTAATCATCATCCTATCTCTCATCGCAATCGTGTATATCGGTGTGGTCGCGATGGTGCAAAGTGATATGAAGAAACTGGTTGCTTACTCTTCAATCTCACACATGGGGTTTGTTACTCTAGGTATGTTCTTGGTGTATGACATTATGCAAAACACTGGAAGCATTCAAGGGGCGCAAATTGGTATGGAAGGTGCCATGGTTCAGATGATCTCTCACGGATTTATCTCGGGTGCTATGTTCTTAGCCATTGGTGTGTTATATGACCGTATGCATACGCGTGAAATTTCAGCCTATGGTGGTGTTGTGAATAAAATGCCATGGTTTGTGTTCTTTGCAGTCCTATTTGCTATGGCCAACGTAGGTTTACCTGGAACTTCAGGGTTTGTAGGTGAATTTATGGTGATCATCAGCTCGTTCAAAGCTAACCTTTGGTACGGAACTTTAGCGGCATTAACCTTAGTCATCGGTGCGGCCTATACCTTATGGATGGTTAAGCGCGTATTCTTTGGTGCTGTCACAAATGAAAATGTCGAACAATTGTCCGATTTAAATAAACGTGAATTTGCCATAATGGCAATTCTAGCAGTAGCGGTTGTTGGCTTGGGTGTCTATCCTGCGCCTATTATGGAAGTGATGCACGCTTCTGTTGAGAACTTATTAGTTCAAGCAACAACGTCTAAACTTTAA